GAGTCGGCCCGGGTTCATCCCGGCGCGGCTCCACCACAACAGGATCGACACCACCAACGCGCCGAGGCCCGCCGCAGACGATGCCACCTGCAGCTTGCGACCCAGGTGGGTCAGCACGGGCATGGACCACGTGGCGCGCCAACCGATGAAGGCGCCGGCCAGTACCGGGATCAGCAGGGCAAGCCGGAAGACTCCCGGCAAGGCACCGGGTTCGGGCAACGCGCCGAGCACCGGGATGCTCGGCAGCACGGTGGCCGTCGCCGACGAGGTGCTCAACTCACCCATACCGAGCACAACCGGCGCGCCGGTCAGCCAACCGGTCGCGAACAGGATCAGGTTGGGCAGCGCCAGCACTTGCGCGAACCACAGCAACGCGATCCCGCTGCCGTGCACATCGAGCAGCGCCGCGACCTTGCCGACCCGGTCGAGCCGCGTCATCACCAGCACGAACGTCACCATGGCGCCCGCGGTCAACAGGACGCCGACTCCTTCGATCGCCGGACGCAGCGAGCGTCGGACGTTGAGGTGCAGCCGCTCGGCCAGGTTCGCTGCCCACGGTAGTTCCACCCCCGTGCCGTCGCGCCGGATCGACCAGATCACTGCGGCAAGCGCGATCAGAATCGCTCCGGGCAGGACGCTCCACCACTTCACCGGAGCCGATCCGGACAGCGACACGGCGGTGACGCCCAGGCAGGAGATCACGAAGCCAGCAAGAAACGCCAGCGGGGTGCGCTGTTGCTCATCGCCGGCCGCGTCCGCGTCGTCCAGAGCGCTCTGGACGGGTCGGTAGGCGAACCGGGTGAGCAGCAGAAGCAGGGCGGACAGCAACATCGGCGCGAAGTGCAGACCCTCGATCTCGTTGTGCGGCACCGAGATCGAGCCGCGCAGCGTCAGCCCGACCCCGGAGGCGGTGATCGCCAGAGCGTCGGCCCACTGCGTCGAGGTGCGCGGGTCGAGCGTCCAGGACGCCAGCACCGGCGCGAACAACAGCAGGGCGAAAGCCACCGGAGCGAGCACGCCGTAGCCGAACGCGAGCGCGTACGGCGGCGCGCCGCGTCCGACGGATCGTCCATCCGATTCGGTGCGGGCAGCAGGAGTGACACGGTCGAGCAGGCTCATCGCGAACCATGGTGACGCGGGAGCCCGCGCAGGCCGTTCAGGCGCGCCGTACCCAAAAGAATCAGGCCCGGAGACAGTGTCTCCGGGCCCGACAAGAACTCGGTCAGCCGAGGTTCTTCATGATTTCGCGCATGAGGTCGGCAGTCTCGGACGGCGTCTTGCCGACCTTGACGCCGGCGGCCTCGAGGGCCTCCTGCTTCGCCTGGGCGGTACCGGACGAACCGGACACGATCGCACCGGCGTGGCCCATGGTCTTGCCCTCGGGGGCGGTGAAGCCCGCGACGTAACCGACGACCGGCTTGGAGACGTTGTCCTTGATGTACGCCGCGGCGCGCTCCTCGGCATCGCCACCGATCTCGCCGATCATGACGATCGCGACGGTCTCGGGGTCGGCCTCGAATGCTTCGAGCGCGTCGATGTGGGTGGTGCCGATGATCGGGTCACCACCGATACCGATAGCGGTGGAGAAGCCGAAGTCCTTCAGCTCGTACATCATCTGGTAGGTCAGGGTGCCAGACTTCGACACCAGACCGATCTTGCCCGGACCGGCGATGTCGGCCGGGATGATGCCGGCGTTCGACTGTCCGGGGCTGATGATGCCGGGGCAGTTGGGACCGATGATGCGGCTGGTGCCCTTGTCCTTGCAGTAGTTGAAGAACTCCGCGGAGTCCTTCACCGGGATGCCCTCGGTGATGACCACGATCAGCGGCATCTCGGCGTCCACGGCTTCGACGACGGCAGCCTTGGCGAACGCCGGCGGCACGAAGACGACCGACACGTTCGCGCCGGTCTCGTCCATGGCTTCCTGCACGGAACCGAAGACCTTGACCTGCTTGCCACCGTCGAAATCGACGGTCTGGCCGGCCTTCTTCGGGTTCACGCCACCGACGATGTTCGTGCCCGAGGCGAGCATGCGCGTGGTGTGCTTCATGCCCTCCGAGCCGGTCATGCCCTGGACGATGACCTTGGAGTCAGCGTTGAGAAAAATCGACACGAGTCTTCAGTCCTGTTCAGTTCGCGGCCAGTTCGGCGGCCTTGCGGGCAGCGCCGTCCATGGTCTCTTCGATGGTGACCAGCGGGTGGTTGAAGTCGGCGAGGATCTGGCGGCCCTCCACGACGTTGTTGCCGTCGAGGCGGACGACCAGCGGCTTGCTGGCTTCGTCGCCGAGGGTCTTCAGTGCGCCGACGATGCCGTTGGCGACTGCGTCACAGGCGGTGATTCCGCCGAAGACGTTGACGAAGACGGACTTGACCTGCTCGTCGTTCAGGATGACGTCGAGGCCGTTGGCCATGACCTCGGCGGAGGCTCCGCCACCGATGTCGAGGAAGTTGGCCGGCTTCGACTTACCGCCGGTGTGCTCCTCACCGGCGTAGGCAACGACGTCCAGGGTCGACATGACCAGGCCGGCGCCGTTGCCGATGATGCCGACGTTGCCGTCGAGCTTGACGTAGTTGAGGTTCATCGCCTTGGCCTTGGCCTCCAGCGGGTCGGCCGCGGCCTTGTCCTCAAGAGCCTCGTGCTCGGGGTGGCGGAAGTCGGCGTTCGCATCGAGTGAGACCTTGCCGTCGAGAGCGACGATCTCGCCGTCCTCGGTCTTCACCAGCGGGTTGACCTCGACGAGCGTTGCATCCTCGCCCGAGTAGACCTCCCACAGCTTCTGCAGGACGGGGACGATCTTCGCGCCGGTCTCGGCGTCGAAGCCGGCCTCGTCGACGATTTCCTTCGCCTTGGCCTCGTCGATGCCGACGTTGGGGTCGACGTTCACCTTGGCCAGAGCTTCCGGTCGCTCCACAGCGAGCTGCTCGATGTCCATGCCGCCCTCCTTGGAGCACATGGCCAGGTAGCTGCGGTTCGCACGGTCGAGCAGGATCGAGAAGTAGTACTCCTCGGCGATCTTCGCGCCCTGGGCGATCATCACGGTGCCGACGGTGTGGCCCTTGATGTCCATGCCGAGGATCTGCTCGGCATACTGCTCCGCCTCGTCGGCGGTCTTGGCGACCTTCACGCCGCCGGCCTTGCCGCGTCCACCGGTCTTGACCTGGGCCTTGACGACGGTCACACCGCCGGACTTGGCTCCGATCTCCTCGGCAGCTGCCTTGGCCTCAGCCGCAGTCGTGGCGGTCTTGGCGGCCAGGACCGGGACGCCGTGCGCCTCGAACATGTCTCGCGCTTGGTACTCGAAAAGATCCACGCGGAATCCATCCTCTTCTCGGGGTTCAAAGGGATTTCCGCCTCGCACTCTAGCCCTCGGCTGTGACGCCGCCCACGTGGGTCCGAGTCCATTCCACGATGTCCGTGGTGGTTGCGCCGGGAGTGAAAACTGTGGCGACTCCGAGACCTTCCAGGGCCGGGATGTCCTCCTCGGGGATGATGCCGCCACCGAACACCACGATGTCTTCGGCATCCTTGGCCGCGAGCAGTTTCATCACCTCGGCGAACAACGTCATGTGCGCTCCCGAGAGCACCGACATTCCGATGGCGTCGGCGTCCTCCTGGATCGCCGCCTCGACGATCTGCGCGGGCGTCTGGTGCAGGCCGGTGTAGATGACCTCCATGCCGGCGTCACGCAGGGCACGGGCCACAACCTTTGCACCGCGGTCATGTCCGTCGAGCCCGGGCTTGGCCACGACGACACGCAACGGGGAAACAGCCTGATCAGCCGTGGACTCGGGAGAAACTGCTGCGGACGGCGCCGAATCGTTCATGCTCTCAAGCGTAGACCTGCGGGCGGGTCCAATCGCATTGTGGTGTTGTTCACAGATTTTCTTGGGGATTGGAATGTCACGGGATGATCACGGTACGGTGTTCCCCGCTCGGCCCCCCGAAGAGAAGAAGTTGGTCCCTGTTTTGACTCGTTACAAAGGGCGGCACCGCCAGTCCGGTCCCTCGTTCATCAAGCGAGGGAAGGTCATCCTCCCGACGACGGCCGTTGTTGCCGGTGCTGTGGCTGCGGGGGCGGTCAGCACGGCGAACGGGGCCACCTACGCCACGGGGCCGACGACCGTCGGCACCGTCGAAGCGGTGAACTCGTGGACCGTCACAGCGCAGAACCAGTCGGTGTCGCGCAGCGCGACCCGCGCTTCTGCCGCGGTCGACGCCAAGGTGAGGGCGGCCGTCACGGCCCGCGCCAAGGCCAAGACTGCCGCCCAGACACGGGCGAAGACGCTCAAGGCCACCGCGAAGC
This is a stretch of genomic DNA from Yimella lutea. It encodes these proteins:
- a CDS encoding DUF6350 family protein, with translation MSLLDRVTPAARTESDGRSVGRGAPPYALAFGYGVLAPVAFALLLFAPVLASWTLDPRTSTQWADALAITASGVGLTLRGSISVPHNEIEGLHFAPMLLSALLLLLTRFAYRPVQSALDDADAAGDEQQRTPLAFLAGFVISCLGVTAVSLSGSAPVKWWSVLPGAILIALAAVIWSIRRDGTGVELPWAANLAERLHLNVRRSLRPAIEGVGVLLTAGAMVTFVLVMTRLDRVGKVAALLDVHGSGIALLWFAQVLALPNLILFATGWLTGAPVVLGMGELSTSSATATVLPSIPVLGALPEPGALPGVFRLALLIPVLAGAFIGWRATWSMPVLTHLGRKLQVASSAAGLGALVVSILLWWSRAGMNPGRLDLIGPAMTSALWVAGELLVGAVIAATAVHYRRRLR
- the sucD gene encoding succinate--CoA ligase subunit alpha, which translates into the protein MSIFLNADSKVIVQGMTGSEGMKHTTRMLASGTNIVGGVNPKKAGQTVDFDGGKQVKVFGSVQEAMDETGANVSVVFVPPAFAKAAVVEAVDAEMPLIVVITEGIPVKDSAEFFNYCKDKGTSRIIGPNCPGIISPGQSNAGIIPADIAGPGKIGLVSKSGTLTYQMMYELKDFGFSTAIGIGGDPIIGTTHIDALEAFEADPETVAIVMIGEIGGDAEERAAAYIKDNVSKPVVGYVAGFTAPEGKTMGHAGAIVSGSSGTAQAKQEALEAAGVKVGKTPSETADLMREIMKNLG
- the sucC gene encoding ADP-forming succinate--CoA ligase subunit beta, with translation MDLFEYQARDMFEAHGVPVLAAKTATTAAEAKAAAEEIGAKSGGVTVVKAQVKTGGRGKAGGVKVAKTADEAEQYAEQILGMDIKGHTVGTVMIAQGAKIAEEYYFSILLDRANRSYLAMCSKEGGMDIEQLAVERPEALAKVNVDPNVGIDEAKAKEIVDEAGFDAETGAKIVPVLQKLWEVYSGEDATLVEVNPLVKTEDGEIVALDGKVSLDANADFRHPEHEALEDKAAADPLEAKAKAMNLNYVKLDGNVGIIGNGAGLVMSTLDVVAYAGEEHTGGKSKPANFLDIGGGASAEVMANGLDVILNDEQVKSVFVNVFGGITACDAVANGIVGALKTLGDEASKPLVVRLDGNNVVEGRQILADFNHPLVTIEETMDGAARKAAELAAN
- a CDS encoding cobalamin B12-binding domain-containing protein, with translation MNDSAPSAAVSPESTADQAVSPLRVVVAKPGLDGHDRGAKVVARALRDAGMEVIYTGLHQTPAQIVEAAIQEDADAIGMSVLSGAHMTLFAEVMKLLAAKDAEDIVVFGGGIIPEEDIPALEGLGVATVFTPGATTTDIVEWTRTHVGGVTAEG